GGCGTCAGATGCCAGACGCTGTACACGGCGGCAGCGGCGACGATCACACCCACGAGCAGGTGCTCGATCATCAGCCCAGTCCCAGCCACACGGCAGTCTGGTAGGTCACCAGCGAGGCCAGATAGGCCATGGCGAACAGATACACCGCCATCAGCAGCGGATAGCGCCAGCTCTGAGTTTCGCGCTTGACCACTGCCAACGTGGCCAGACATTGCGGTGCAAACACGTACCAGGCCAGCAGCGACAGCGCGGTCGCCAGTGACCACTGTGCCCCGATCAGGGTGCCGAGCTGGGTGGCGACTTCCTCGTCGCCGCCCTGCAACGAATACACCGTGCCAAGCGCGCCGACCGCCACTTCGCGCGCGGCCATGCCCGGAATCAGCGCAATGCAGATCTCCCAGCCAAAACCGATCGGCGCAAACAGCGGCTGGATCAGATGCCCCAGGCGTCCGGCGTAGCTGTAGTCGATGGCGGCGCCGGTGAAATCGGCCGGTGGCGCCGGAAAACTGGAGAGCGCCCAGATCACGATCATCATTGCGAGGATGATGCCGCCGACGCGACGCAGGAAGATGCGCACGCGTTCAAGCAAACCGATCAGCAGATTGCGCAGATTGGGGATGCGCCAGGTCGGCAATTCCATCATCAGCGGATGGTGCATGCCGCGGCCAACGGTGCGCTTGAGCACAAAGGCCACGACCACCGCACCCAGGATGCCGGCCAGATACAGCGCGAACAGCACCAGACCCTGAAGGTTGACGAGGCCGCCGATCTGGCGCTCCGGCACGAAGGCGCCGATCAGCAGCGCATACACCGGCAGACGCGCCGAACAGGTCATCAGCGGGGCGATCAGGATGGTGCTCAGGCGGTCGCGCCAATTGCTGATGACCCGTGTGGCCATGATTCCCGGAATGGCGCAGGCAAAGCTCGACAGCAGCGGAATGAAGGAGCGTCCGGACAGTCCGACCTTGCCCATGAAGCGATCCAGCAGAAAGGCCGCGCGCGGCAGGTAGCCGGAATCCTCCAGCGCCAGGATGAAGGCAAACAGGATGACGATCTGCGGCAGGAAGATCAGCACGCTGCCCACACCGCCGATCAGGCCATCGACCAGCAGGCTGCGCAGCGGGCCCTCGGACATATGGCGCCCCAGGGTCTCGCCCAGCCAGCCCATGCTGCCCTCGATCAGGTCCATCGGTGCCGCGGCCCAGCTGAACACGGCCTGGAACATCAGGAACAGCACTGCCGCCAGAATCATCAGGCCCAGCACCGGGTGCATGATGACGCGATCGATGCGCTCGTCCCAACGCGTGTCCACGGTCGGCAGCTGCACCGCGTCGGCGAGGATGGCCCGCACCTGTCGATGGGTCTCTGTGATCTCCTCCAGCGTTGGCGTCTGCCAGGACTGGGATTCCGGTGGCAATGCCGGTAGCCCCATGCGATCGAGTTCGGCCAGCAGCGCATCGGCGCCGCCGCGGTGCACGCCCACGGTGCTGACCACCGGCATGCCAAGCGCGGCCGAGAGCTTGTCGGTATCGATGCGGATGCCGCGGCGCTCGGCCAGGTCGCTCATGTTCAGCGCCAGCACCATCGGAATTCCCAGCCGCCTGACCTCGAGCACCAGACGCAGATTGAGGCGCAGATTGGTGGCATCGGTCACGCACACCAGCACTTCGGGACGGGCTTCACCGGCGCGCTGACCGAGCACGACGTCCCGGGTCACGGCCTCGTCGGCGCTGTCGGCATTGAGCGAATAGGCGCCCGGAAGATCCAGCACCCGGTAGCCGTGGCCGGCGGCCGAGCGGGCAATGCCTTCCTTGCGCTCGACGGTGACACCGGCGTAGTTGGCCACCTTCTGGCGACTGCCGGTCAACAGATTGAACAAGGCAGTCTTGCCGCAATTGGGATTGCCCAGCAGCGCGACACGGCGAAATTCGCCGTCAATGGCCGCTGCCGCCGTACTCATTGCGCCGATTCCACCGCCGTGACGTAGATGTGCTCGGCCTCATGGCGACGCAGGGCAAACATGGTGCCGCCCACGCGCACCGCGATCGGCTCCATCCCGCCCGGACCGGTGGCGACCACGCGCACGCTTTCGTCCGGGACAAAGCCGATCTCCAGCAGGCGCAGCACCAGATTGCGGTCGTGGCCGTGACCCGCTCTGGGCATGGCCACGCGCAGTACGCGGGCACGCTGTCCGGGTTTCAGCCCCGCCAGCGTCGGCACTTCCATCGGCGGCGAGTTCACGGCGGCGCTGGCGGCATCGGGCAGAGCTTCACTGGCGGTGGTCAGCATGGGCGGTCATAGTCCTGAGCATGCGCTGATCTTAGGCCTTCGCGAGCCGTTCGTAAATGCGAATGACTATCAAACGCCAACTTTGCTCAGGCTGTCTTGATGCAAATCAAGGTTGGAATGGGCGCGCGGAACGGCAGAGGGGCACGGGGCACGGGGAAAGGCTGGCATAACTCAAGCTCTCGTGGGTCCAGACTTGTCTGGACGCTCTTGGTCAGGTGCCGAAGAAGCGTCCAGACAAGTCTGGACCTACAGAAGCCGCAAGGCCGTAGCCTTTGCCCGAGTCCCGAGTCCCGAGTCCCGAGTCCCGAGTCCCGAGTCCCGAGTCCCGAGTCCCGAGTCCCGAGTCCCGAGTCCCGAGTCCCGAGTCCCGAGTGCCCCGTGCCCCGTGCCCCGTGCCCCGTGCCCCGGATCCCCATTGAAGCGCTGCTTCAGGCAAGGCTGTTA
The sequence above is drawn from the Rhodanobacteraceae bacterium genome and encodes:
- the feoB gene encoding ferrous iron transport protein B, producing MSTAAAAIDGEFRRVALLGNPNCGKTALFNLLTGSRQKVANYAGVTVERKEGIARSAAGHGYRVLDLPGAYSLNADSADEAVTRDVVLGQRAGEARPEVLVCVTDATNLRLNLRLVLEVRRLGIPMVLALNMSDLAERRGIRIDTDKLSAALGMPVVSTVGVHRGGADALLAELDRMGLPALPPESQSWQTPTLEEITETHRQVRAILADAVQLPTVDTRWDERIDRVIMHPVLGLMILAAVLFLMFQAVFSWAAAPMDLIEGSMGWLGETLGRHMSEGPLRSLLVDGLIGGVGSVLIFLPQIVILFAFILALEDSGYLPRAAFLLDRFMGKVGLSGRSFIPLLSSFACAIPGIMATRVISNWRDRLSTILIAPLMTCSARLPVYALLIGAFVPERQIGGLVNLQGLVLFALYLAGILGAVVVAFVLKRTVGRGMHHPLMMELPTWRIPNLRNLLIGLLERVRIFLRRVGGIILAMMIVIWALSSFPAPPADFTGAAIDYSYAGRLGHLIQPLFAPIGFGWEICIALIPGMAAREVAVGALGTVYSLQGGDEEVATQLGTLIGAQWSLATALSLLAWYVFAPQCLATLAVVKRETQSWRYPLLMAVYLFAMAYLASLVTYQTAVWLGLG
- a CDS encoding ferrous iron transport protein A, encoding MLTTASEALPDAASAAVNSPPMEVPTLAGLKPGQRARVLRVAMPRAGHGHDRNLVLRLLEIGFVPDESVRVVATGPGGMEPIAVRVGGTMFALRRHEAEHIYVTAVESAQ